A genome region from Dickeya dadantii NCPPB 898 includes the following:
- the galR gene encoding HTH-type transcriptional regulator GalR gives MATIKDVARLAGVSVATVSRVINDSPKASAQARNAVLQAMQQLQYHPNANARALAQQSTETLGLVVSDVSDPFFGTMVKAVEQEAYRTGNFLLIGNGYHVAHKERQAIEQLIRHRCAALVVHAKMLPDEELTQLMEQIPGMVLINRILPGYETRCVALDNRYGAWLATRHLILQGHRQIGILCSNHAISDADDRLAGYRNALAEHAIPLDEQLIAYGEPDESGGEAAMITLLERGRPLTALTCYNDPMAAGALAVLSDNGIEVPRDMSLIGFDDVLLSRYLRPRLTTIRYPITAMATQAAQIALALANDTPLPNAINLFHPTLIRRHSVAGLNNGR, from the coding sequence ATGGCCACCATTAAGGACGTCGCCAGGCTGGCAGGCGTGTCGGTCGCAACCGTGTCACGCGTCATCAACGATTCGCCGAAAGCCAGTGCACAGGCACGCAACGCGGTACTACAGGCCATGCAGCAGTTGCAATACCACCCGAACGCCAACGCCCGCGCGCTGGCCCAGCAGTCCACCGAAACGCTGGGACTGGTGGTATCCGACGTGTCCGACCCGTTTTTCGGCACCATGGTCAAAGCGGTGGAGCAGGAAGCCTATCGCACCGGCAACTTTCTGTTGATTGGCAATGGTTACCATGTGGCGCACAAGGAGCGTCAGGCGATCGAACAGCTGATTCGCCACCGCTGCGCGGCGCTGGTGGTCCACGCCAAGATGCTGCCGGATGAAGAGCTCACCCAACTGATGGAACAGATTCCGGGCATGGTGCTGATCAACCGCATCCTGCCGGGTTATGAAACACGCTGTGTGGCGCTGGATAACCGCTACGGCGCCTGGCTGGCGACCCGACACCTGATCCTGCAAGGGCACCGCCAGATCGGCATCCTGTGCTCCAACCACGCCATCTCCGACGCCGATGACCGTCTGGCCGGTTACCGCAACGCGCTGGCCGAACACGCGATTCCGCTGGATGAGCAGTTGATCGCCTACGGCGAACCGGACGAAAGCGGCGGCGAGGCCGCGATGATCACGCTGCTGGAACGCGGCCGCCCGCTGACCGCGCTGACCTGCTACAACGACCCGATGGCCGCCGGCGCGCTGGCGGTGCTGAGCGATAACGGTATCGAGGTGCCGCGGGATATGTCGCTGATCGGCTTCGATGACGTGCTGCTGTCGCGCTACCTGCGCCCGCGTCTGACCACCATCCGCTACCCGATTACCGCCATGGCGACGCAGGCGGCGCAGATCGCGCTGGCGCTGGCCAACGACACGCCGTTGCCCAACGCCATCAACCTGTTCCACCCGACGCTCATTCGCCGGCATTCGGTCGCCGGTTTGAATAATGGGCGTTAG
- a CDS encoding Fic/DOC family protein, with the protein MFDPFNDFEQAGYLRNHYGEKDPAIVRQLEHTMFRAGLDEALAYLAGRDVLCYEDFLEVHRILFEAFYPWAGQDRAMTAPNCAVSKADTMFCHPHDARLAIEQGLRLGQNAESMRQRPGEVMGFFAYGHPFLDGNGRTMLIIHNELCHRAGFSIDWSITNKVDYLRALSAEIESPSKGLLDNYLCQFIDGIRDRKLWGESINGIRGLDGQSIENCVDGEYTDIAVAQKYRSFKMNREL; encoded by the coding sequence GTGTTTGATCCGTTTAATGATTTTGAGCAAGCCGGTTATTTACGTAACCATTATGGTGAAAAAGACCCGGCAATTGTTCGTCAACTTGAACACACAATGTTTCGTGCTGGTTTAGATGAAGCTTTAGCTTACTTAGCGGGAAGAGACGTCCTCTGTTATGAAGATTTCTTGGAAGTTCATCGGATATTATTCGAAGCATTCTATCCGTGGGCTGGTCAAGACCGTGCGATGACTGCTCCTAATTGTGCGGTATCTAAAGCTGATACGATGTTCTGCCATCCTCATGATGCGCGATTAGCTATTGAGCAGGGCTTGCGTCTTGGACAGAATGCAGAATCGATGCGTCAGCGCCCCGGTGAAGTTATGGGTTTTTTTGCTTATGGGCATCCATTTCTTGATGGGAATGGACGTACTATGCTGATTATTCACAATGAGCTTTGTCATCGAGCAGGCTTCTCGATTGATTGGTCTATAACCAATAAAGTGGATTATTTAAGAGCCTTAAGCGCTGAAATTGAATCCCCATCAAAAGGGCTTTTGGATAACTACTTATGTCAGTTTATAGATGGCATTCGGGATAGAAAGCTTTGGGGTGAATCTATAAATGGTATTCGAGGTTTAGATGGTCAGAGTATAGAAAACTGCGTTGATGGTGAATACACAGATATAGCCGTTGCTCAAAAGTATCGATCATTTAAAATGAATAGAGAGCTGTGA
- a CDS encoding GNAT family N-acetyltransferase, whose translation MTTMESKATIGSQVSIGYLADYPHFEAQVVDWLWQAFGEGLSRDFFASVVHHSMDKQALPLTFVALAGEQLVGTVGLWRCDLISRQDLTPWLAALYVDEHYRDRGLGAELQRFVIEFSRERGFHDLYLYAGFSGYYERHGWRYIGDAPEYPDKTVRLYHRALRSITP comes from the coding sequence ATGACGACGATGGAATCTAAGGCAACGATAGGATCTCAGGTCTCGATTGGTTATCTGGCGGATTACCCGCACTTTGAGGCGCAGGTCGTCGACTGGCTGTGGCAGGCGTTTGGCGAAGGGCTGAGCCGGGACTTTTTTGCCAGCGTGGTGCATCACAGCATGGACAAACAAGCGTTGCCGCTGACGTTTGTGGCGCTGGCAGGCGAGCAACTGGTCGGCACCGTCGGGCTATGGCGCTGCGATCTGATCAGCCGACAGGATTTGACCCCCTGGCTGGCGGCGCTTTATGTGGACGAGCACTACCGCGATCGCGGTCTGGGCGCCGAGCTACAGCGTTTTGTGATTGAGTTCAGCCGTGAGCGCGGCTTCCACGATCTCTATCTCTACGCCGGTTTCAGTGGTTACTACGAGCGCCACGGCTGGCGGTACATTGGCGATGCGCCTGAGTACCCCGATAAAACGGTGCGGTTGTATCACCGCGCGTTAAGGTCAATCACACCGTAA
- a CDS encoding FCD domain-containing protein, with protein MAKVVVLQERKQYQEIGCDLREKIQQGEYPVGARLPPERNIAETYGVSRTIVREALLMLELEGTVDIRQGSGVYVLRVPSAEEPSPNAQNRIGAFEMLQARQLLESNIAAFAARMATRNDIDILRHTLEQEQAAIAANDYRSDFDKIFHLQVAGATQNQMLLETVSNIWSCRDESPIWQQLYSHVGNHGYRLKWLADHQTILAALRRRDVSGSYQAMWQHLENVKTTLMEISDAEAPEFDGYLFDSVPIFQGKLV; from the coding sequence GTGGCGAAGGTTGTGGTTCTACAAGAAAGAAAGCAATACCAGGAGATAGGGTGTGACCTGCGGGAGAAAATCCAGCAGGGGGAGTACCCGGTCGGGGCGCGTCTTCCGCCGGAGCGGAATATTGCCGAAACCTACGGCGTCAGCCGCACCATCGTGCGTGAAGCGTTGCTGATGCTGGAGCTGGAAGGCACGGTGGATATCCGCCAGGGGTCGGGCGTGTACGTGTTGCGCGTGCCGTCAGCGGAGGAGCCGTCCCCCAATGCGCAAAACCGCATCGGCGCGTTTGAAATGCTGCAGGCGCGCCAGTTGCTGGAAAGCAATATCGCCGCGTTTGCCGCCCGCATGGCGACCCGCAATGACATTGATATCTTGCGGCATACGCTGGAGCAGGAGCAGGCGGCCATCGCCGCCAATGATTACCGCAGCGATTTCGACAAAATCTTTCATCTGCAGGTGGCGGGTGCCACCCAAAACCAGATGCTGCTGGAAACGGTCAGCAATATCTGGTCTTGCCGGGACGAAAGCCCCATCTGGCAGCAGCTTTACAGCCATGTCGGCAACCACGGCTACCGGTTGAAATGGCTGGCGGACCACCAGACGATACTGGCGGCGCTGCGTCGTCGGGATGTCAGCGGCTCTTATCAGGCGATGTGGCAACATCTGGAAAACGTCAAAACCACCCTGATGGAGATTTCCGACGCCGAAGCGCCGGAATTTGACGGCTATCTGTTCGATTCGGTACCGATCTTTCAGGGAAAACTGGTCTGA
- a CDS encoding PTS sugar transporter subunit IIB: MKRIVLACSAGMSTSLVVTKMEKEATARGMEYQIYAIPEQNLRDELQTYGDDIIAVLLGPQVRFKLTENKKLTDEYQIPIAVIDSVAYGTLNGAKVLDQALSLVN; the protein is encoded by the coding sequence ATGAAACGGATCGTACTGGCCTGCTCGGCAGGCATGTCCACGTCGCTGGTGGTGACCAAAATGGAAAAAGAAGCGACGGCGCGCGGCATGGAATACCAGATTTACGCCATTCCCGAACAGAACCTGCGGGATGAACTGCAAACCTACGGCGACGATATCATCGCGGTGCTGCTGGGGCCGCAGGTGCGGTTCAAGCTGACGGAAAACAAGAAACTGACCGACGAGTACCAGATCCCGATCGCGGTGATCGATTCGGTGGCTTACGGCACCCTGAACGGCGCAAAGGTACTCGATCAGGCGCTGAGTTTGGTAAACTGA
- a CDS encoding glycoside hydrolase family 1 protein, with protein sequence MSKVSMTLPEGFILGAASSAWQTEGWSGKKSGQDSYLDLWYKRDRQVWHNGYGPAVATDFYNRYREDVALMKQTGLTHFRTSINWSRFMLDYENGVVDEEYAAYIDNLIDELHRQGIEPMLCLEHYELPAVLFEKYQGWSSKRVVEWFVQYADAVFARYAGKVKRWFTFNEPIVVQTRVYLDAARYPYQQDTGVWMQWNHHKNLATAKVVQLFRDKGYHRHGGSIGVILNPEVTYPRSSAAHDVEAARLYDLFYNRVFLDPALKGEYPAELLALLETHQVHWDYTEEELAIIRANTVDEVGINLYYPHRVKAPSRAWNSNTPFHPAYYYEHFELPGRRMNKSRGWEINPRIIYDMAMRLKDEYGNLPWFVSENGMGIENEGQFKDGRGVVQDDYRIAFIAEHLYWTLKAREDGANCLGYMLWAFTDNVSPMNAFKNRYGLIEIDLEHDRQRRPKKSASWFRQVRDSGVLAFELDDEDK encoded by the coding sequence ATGAGCAAGGTATCAATGACCCTTCCCGAGGGCTTCATTCTGGGGGCGGCGTCGTCCGCCTGGCAGACCGAAGGATGGTCAGGCAAGAAGAGCGGGCAGGATTCCTATCTGGACCTGTGGTACAAGCGCGACCGGCAGGTATGGCACAACGGCTACGGTCCGGCGGTGGCTACCGACTTCTACAACCGCTACCGCGAAGACGTGGCGCTGATGAAGCAGACCGGGCTGACCCATTTCCGCACCTCCATCAACTGGTCGCGCTTCATGCTGGACTATGAAAACGGCGTGGTGGATGAGGAATACGCTGCTTACATCGACAACCTGATCGACGAACTGCACCGGCAGGGCATCGAACCGATGCTGTGTCTGGAGCATTACGAGCTGCCGGCGGTGCTGTTCGAGAAGTATCAGGGCTGGTCGTCGAAGCGGGTGGTGGAGTGGTTCGTGCAGTACGCCGACGCGGTGTTCGCCCGCTATGCCGGCAAGGTTAAGCGCTGGTTCACCTTTAACGAGCCGATTGTGGTGCAAACCCGCGTCTATCTGGACGCGGCGCGCTACCCCTACCAGCAGGACACCGGCGTCTGGATGCAGTGGAACCACCACAAGAATCTGGCGACCGCCAAAGTGGTGCAACTGTTCCGCGACAAAGGTTACCACCGCCACGGCGGCAGCATCGGGGTGATCCTCAATCCGGAGGTGACCTATCCGCGTTCCAGCGCCGCGCACGATGTGGAAGCGGCGCGGCTGTATGACCTGTTCTACAACCGGGTATTTCTGGACCCGGCGCTGAAGGGCGAATACCCGGCGGAGCTGCTGGCGCTGCTGGAAACGCATCAGGTGCATTGGGATTACACCGAGGAAGAGCTGGCTATCATCCGCGCCAATACCGTGGACGAGGTGGGGATCAATCTCTATTACCCGCACCGGGTCAAAGCGCCCAGCCGGGCGTGGAACAGCAACACGCCGTTCCACCCGGCCTACTACTACGAGCATTTCGAACTGCCCGGCCGGCGGATGAACAAGTCCCGTGGCTGGGAGATTAATCCCCGCATCATTTACGACATGGCGATGCGCCTGAAAGACGAATACGGCAACCTGCCCTGGTTCGTGTCGGAAAACGGCATGGGGATTGAAAACGAAGGCCAGTTCAAAGACGGCCGCGGCGTGGTGCAGGATGATTACCGTATCGCGTTCATCGCCGAACACCTTTACTGGACGTTAAAGGCGCGCGAAGACGGGGCCAACTGTCTGGGTTACATGCTGTGGGCCTTTACCGACAACGTCTCGCCGATGAACGCGTTCAAGAACCGTTACGGCCTGATTGAAATCGATCTGGAGCACGACCGGCAGCGGCGGCCGAAGAAATCGGCAAGCTGGTTCCGTCAGGTGCGGGACAGCGGCGTGCTGGCGTTCGAACTGGACGATGAAGATAAATAG
- a CDS encoding PTS sugar transporter subunit IIC, with protein sequence MSFKDQAIDSLGSFANQFNSLRYIMAIKASFITLMPVIIVGAFSVLISNMVLDPRNGLASFAMFSFLAPLKPIMSGINYATLNFLTIGAVFLIGIELGKINGSRGLFPGLLAVICFISITPTTIDMVINGQTLPVKDVLARQFSDTKSLFLGMFIAILSVEIYSKLESVDRLRIKMPDSVPPNVSASFSALIPAIITVTLVATFGFTFQKVTGMYLYDAIYMVVQQPLESVVQSLPGLLILMFVAQLFWVIGIHGNQMIKPIREPLLLGAIAVNMTAFEQGHEVPNIITMPFWDVYMSIGGSGLTIGLLLAVMIASRRREMKEIAKISFGPCVFNINEPVIFGMPIMLNPILAIPFIITPLVTGTIGYFATSMGFAGKAVVMVPWTTPPIINAWLSTAGSMGAVATQIVCIIVATLIYLPFVKVASRRAEQAQREAEAEQASVAKS encoded by the coding sequence ATGTCATTCAAGGATCAGGCCATCGATTCATTAGGATCGTTTGCCAACCAGTTCAACAGCCTGAGATACATCATGGCGATCAAAGCCTCGTTCATCACGCTGATGCCGGTGATCATCGTGGGCGCGTTTTCTGTGCTGATCTCCAATATGGTGCTCGACCCCAGGAACGGGCTGGCGAGTTTCGCCATGTTCTCCTTTCTGGCGCCGCTCAAACCGATTATGAGCGGCATTAACTACGCCACACTGAACTTTCTCACCATCGGCGCGGTGTTCCTGATCGGTATCGAGCTGGGGAAAATCAACGGCTCCCGCGGGCTGTTCCCCGGTTTGCTGGCGGTGATCTGTTTCATTTCGATTACCCCCACCACCATCGATATGGTGATCAACGGCCAGACGCTGCCGGTGAAAGACGTGCTGGCGCGCCAGTTTTCCGACACCAAGAGCCTGTTCCTCGGCATGTTCATCGCCATTCTGTCGGTGGAGATTTACTCCAAGCTGGAATCGGTGGACCGGCTGCGCATCAAGATGCCGGACAGCGTGCCGCCGAATGTGTCCGCGTCGTTTTCGGCGTTGATCCCGGCGATCATCACCGTGACGCTGGTGGCGACCTTTGGGTTTACCTTCCAGAAAGTGACCGGCATGTACCTGTACGACGCCATCTACATGGTGGTGCAGCAGCCGCTGGAATCGGTGGTGCAGAGCCTGCCGGGGCTGTTGATCCTGATGTTTGTGGCGCAACTGTTCTGGGTGATCGGCATCCACGGCAACCAGATGATCAAGCCGATCCGCGAACCGCTGTTGCTGGGGGCGATCGCGGTGAACATGACCGCGTTTGAACAGGGTCACGAGGTGCCGAATATCATCACCATGCCGTTCTGGGACGTGTATATGAGCATCGGCGGCTCCGGGCTGACCATCGGGCTGCTGCTGGCGGTGATGATCGCTTCCCGCCGCCGCGAAATGAAAGAGATCGCCAAGATCTCCTTCGGCCCGTGCGTGTTCAACATCAATGAGCCGGTGATTTTCGGTATGCCGATCATGCTCAACCCGATTCTGGCGATTCCGTTCATCATCACGCCGCTGGTCACCGGCACCATCGGTTACTTCGCCACCAGCATGGGCTTTGCCGGCAAAGCGGTGGTGATGGTGCCTTGGACCACGCCGCCGATCATCAACGCCTGGCTGTCCACCGCCGGTTCCATGGGCGCGGTGGCGACGCAGATTGTTTGCATCATCGTCGCCACCCTGATTTACCTGCCGTTCGTCAAAGTGGCGTCTCGTCGTGCCGAGCAGGCGCAGCGGGAAGCGGAAGCCGAGCAGGCCAGTGTAGCGAAAAGCTAA